The genomic window ACGGCGAGCGCCGCTACCGCGTCTTCGCCGACATCGAGCGGATCTCCGGCCGCTTTCCCCAGGCGACGTGGCGCCGCCCGGAGGGCGGCAGCCGCGAGATCACCGTGTGGTGTTCCAACGACTATCTCGGCATGGGCCAGCACCCGGAGGTAGTCGGCGCCCTGACCCAGACCGCCGCGCGCTGCGGCGTCGGCGCGGGCGGCACCCGCAACATCGCCGGCAACAACTCGCCGCTGGTCGATCTGGAGTGCGAGCTCGCCGACCTGCACGGCAAGGAGGCGGGCCTCGTCTTCACCTCGGGCTACGTCTCGAACCAAGCCGGCATCTCGACCATCGCCAAGCTGATCCCGAACTGCCTGATCCTGTCGGACGCCTTCAACCACAATTCGATGATCGAGGGCGTGCGCCATTCCGGCTGCGAGAAACGCGTCTTCCGCCACAACGACCTCGACCATCTCGAACGACTGCTGGCCGAGGCCGGCGACCGGCCCAAGCTGATCGCCTTCGAGTCGGTCTACTCGATGGACGGCGACGTGGCGCCGATCGGCGCGATCTGCGACCTCGCCGACGCCTACGGCGCCATGACCTATCTCGACGAGGTGCACGCGGTCGGCCTCTATGGCGAGCGCGGTGCCGGCATCGCCGAGCGCGACGGCGTCATGCACCGGGTCGACGTGATCGAGGGCACGCTGGCCAAGGGCTTCGGCTGCGTCGGCGGCTACATCACCGGCTCGGCGACGCTGTGCGACGCGGTGCGCAGCCACGCGGCCGGCTTCATCTTCACCACCGCACTGCCGCCGGCCATCGCCGCCGCCGCCCGCGCCTCGGTGCGCTACCTCAAGCGCTCGAAGACCGAGCGCGAGGCGCACCAGCGGCAGGCGGCCCGCACCAAGGCGGCGCTGGAAGCCGCCGGCCTGCCGGTGCTCGCCACCGAGACCCACATCGTGCCGGTGATGGTGGGCGATGCCGAGCTGTGCAAGGCGGCGGCCGACCACCTGCTGGAGCGCCACGGCATCTACATCCAGCCGATCAACTATCCCACCGTCCCGCGCGGAACCGAGCGCCTGCGCATCACGCCCTCGCCCTTCCACGACGACGCCCGCATCGCCGCCCTGACCGCGGCCCTGATCGAGACCTGGGACACGCTCGACCTGCCGCGGGCCGGGACGGTGTTCGCGGCCGCCGCGGAGTAGGCTTCCCGAAGGCCGCGGCGTCGCTGCACTGCCCGCATGGCCCCGGCCTTCGATCGCACCCGCCTCCTCGAGGCTCTCGAACGGCTCGGCGCGGATCTTTCCGCGCGGGGGCTGTTCGTGGAACGGGCGGTCTACGGCGGCGGGGCGCTGATGCTGCAATTCGCATGGCGGCGCGGCACGCGCCGTACGTCTCGATCTACGGCGAGACGCCGCCGGACGAGGCGCGCCTGCGCTTCCGCTCCGTCCTCGCGGACGCGCCGCGATGAGGCGCGCCTCCTTGCGCGCGGTGGTCGAGCGGGCCCGCGCGGACGGCGACTGGGATCACCACCTGCAGAATTTCCTCGACGCCTTCTATGCCCTCGACGGCGACGTGACGGCGCAGGGGGCGATGATCGCCGAGGATCCCGGCTTTCTCGGCCGGGCGCGGCCCGATGCCTTCCTCGGCGGGGTCGGCGAGTATCTCGCCCGGCGCTGGCGGCTGCCGTGCATCCCTCCTTGGGTGCGGCACGCGGGACGCTATCTCGACACGGCGATGTTCGTGCCCGACGAGCGCAACCTGCGCCGTTACCTGCTCTGCGTCAGCCCGGTCTCGTTCCGCCCGCGCCTGATCTTCACCGGGCCGGACCCGCTCCAGCGCGCCCGCTTTCCCTATCATCGCGGCGTGATCCGGATGCCGCTGACGTTCCCGGAGGGGCCGCAGGCCGCGGCCCCGTTCGCGCCGAAGACCTGAGCGGGGTTCAGCGCCGCTTGACCTCGTTCCCCCAGCCATGCGCCGCGGCGGCCTTCTCGATCTTCTCCTTGAGCTGCGGCATCAGCGTGCCCATCCATTGCTGCATGCCCGTCAGCATGGCTTGGCTCAGTTGCGGCTGCGCCTTGACGAGGTTCTTGCCCGCCGGCGTTGCGTAGAAGGCCGCCACCGCCTTCAGATCCTCCTTCGAGAGGACCGAGGCGAAGGTCAGGGCCTGGATCGCCAGAAGGTCGTCGTAGTTCTCGGAGAGCGTGGGCAGGACGACCTCGTCCACCATCACCTGGGCCTTCCTCGGGTCTGTCAGGCCCATCTGCTGCATCACCCCGGCCATCGGCGCCTTCATTGCCGCGATCACCGCGGCCCGGTCCCCCTGCGCGGCGGCGACGACCTCGCGGGCGGCGGCCAGACGCTCCGGATCGGCGGTGCCGGTCGGCACGGCGGGTTTCGCGGGGACCTGCGCCGAGGCAGGCGCCGGAATCGGCCCTCCGAGCAGCCCGAGACAGAGGGACCCGTACAGCACGACCGTTCGCATGATTCGCCTTTCCCCTTGGTTGAGGAGCCAAGAGGCGGCACGCAGGCCGGGATGTCAAAGCGTGACGACGAGCCCGTCCTCCGCCGCGATGTAGCCGTCCGGCGGGTGGGCGATCATCTCCGGGCTCATATGGGTGAGCATCAGGCGCTTCGGGCCGATCTCGGGCAGGCGCCGCTTCAGCGTCGCCCAGTCGAGGTGGAACTTCACCGGCCGTTCCACGGTGTAGCCCTCGGCGATCATCAGGTCCGCCCCGCGCCCGGCCGCGACGATCGCCTCCACCCACTCGGTGTCGCCGGTATAGCTCACCACCCGGCCGCCGGCCTCGATCCGCAGGGCGTGCGCGGGCGCGCCGGACGGGTGGCGCATGGTGAAGGCGGTGGCGGTGACGCCCGCGGCCCCGACCGGACGCCCGGCCTCCATCTCCACGACCTCGACGGAGAAGCGCCGCCCGGCGGTGCCGGAGCCGGGAAACAGCACCTCCATCGCCGCCGGCAGGCGCTCGGCGGTGCCCGGTGGGCCGACCACGGTGAGCGGGTCGGTGCGCCCGCTGACGAGTTGCCCGTCGAGGATCAGCCAGGGCAGGCCGCCGAAATGGTCGCCGTGGAGATGGGTGAGGAACACCGTGCGGATGCGGTTCGGCTCGACGCCGAAGCGGCGGATCGCGATCAGCGAGGAGGCGCCGCAATCGATCAGGAAGGCGCCCTCCGGTCCCTCGACGTGGAAGCAGGTGTTGAAGCGTCCGCCCGAGCCGAAGGCGTCGCCGCAGCCGAGAACCTGGAGCCGCATCGGTCCCTCCTCGTTTCGTACCGGGACGGGATCTCGGTCGCCGATGTCCGGCGGCAACCGCCGGGACAGGCCTTTTTCCCGTGCGATGGCCCGCCCTGGCGATGACCCGCTGGAACAGCGAATTGGACCTCAAGGATGAAGTCCAGGCCGACTAAGAGCCTGTTCGACCGGCCGCCGTGTCTTCGTCAGGCCACGGCAAGGCGAGAGGAAAGCCCTACTCCCATCTCGACCCTCAGGATGAGGGTCGAGATGGGAGTACCGCAGTCAAACAGGCTCTAAGAGATTGTTTGATCAGGGCCGTCCGATCTGCAACATCATCCTGAGTGCCGCGAAGCGACTTCGAGGGGTCCTACCGTTCTCGCACGGATCCCTGGAGCATCCTTCGAAGCCTCCGCTGCGCTCCGGCCCCTCCGGGGGAGGGAAGGCTGGTCGGATGTCCCCGGTCAAACGACCTCCGAAAGGGCCGACCTCGGTGCACTACGGGCGGAACCGGCCGGGCGGCGGCTCCACTGCGTCAGTCGCCACGTCCGTGAGCGGCCGCTCTTCCCCTCCCTGCATGGAGCAGGCACGGCCAACTCGCCACTGGCAAGAAACCGCTCTATAAGCCCGGCTTCGCGCGAGGCGGGAGGGCCCGCGCGCATCACCCGGTGGGGTGAGCGGAGAGAAGATCATGGCCGAGCGGTGGACCCCGAAAACCTGGCGCAACCTGCCGATCCAGCAGGTCCCGTCCTATCCGGACGCGTCCGCGCTCCAGGCCGTCGAGGCGCAGCTCGCGAGCTTTCCGCCGCTGGTTTTTGCAGGTGAGGCCCGCAAGCTGAAGGCCGCGCTGGCGCGCGTGTCGACGGGCCAAGCCTTCCTGCTCCAGGGCGGCGATTGCGCCGAGAGCTTCGACGAGCACTCGGCCGACAACATCCGCGACTTCTTCCGCGTCTTCCTGCAGATGGCGATGGTGCTCACCTTCGCGGGCGGCTCGCCCGTGGTGAAGGTCGGCCGCATCGCCGGGCAGTTCGCCAAGCCGCGCTCCTCGCCGACCGAGACGCTCGACGGCGTGTCGCTGCCGAGCTACCGCGGCGACATCATCAACGGCCTGACCTTCACCGACGAGGCCCGGATCCCCGATCCGAAGCGCCAGCTCGAAGCCTACCGGCAGTCGGCGGCGACGCTCAACCTGCTGCGCGCCTTCGCCACCGGCGGCTACGCCAACCTCGAGAACGCGCATCGCTGGATGCTGGGTTTCGTGAAGGATTCGCCCCAATCCTCGCGCTACCGCGACGTGGCCGAGCGGATGTCGGACGCGCTCGACTTCATGCGCGCCATCGGCATCAACCCGGAGACGCACCAGGAGGTCCGCACCACGGACTTCTACACCAGCCACGAGGCGCTGCTGCTCGGCTACGAGGAGTCGCTGACCCGCGTCGATTCGACGAGCGGCGACTGGTACGCCACCTCCGGCCACATGCTCTGGATCGGCGACCGCACCCGCCAGCCGGACCACGCCCACGTGGAATACGCCCGCGGCATCAGGAACCCGATCGGCCTGAAATGCGGGCCCTCGACCACCGCCGAGGGGCTGATCCGCCTGATCGATCTGCTCAATCCGGAGAACGAGGCCGGACGTCTCAGCCTGATCTGCCGCTTCGGCGCGGACAAGGTCGGCGACCACCTGCCGGGGCTGATCCGCACGGTGCGGCGCGAGGGCCGCACCGTCGTGTGGGTCTGCGATCCGATGCACGGCAACACCGTCGCCGCCGGCCGCTACAAGACCCGGCCGTTCGAGCGGGTGATGCAGGAGATCGAGGGCTTCTTCGGCGTCCACCGCGCCGAGGGGACGATCGCCGGCGGCATCCATCTGGAGATGACCGGCAAGGACGTCACCGAGTGCACCGGCGGCGCCCGGGCGCTGACGGCCGACGACCTTCAGGACCGCTACCACACCTATTGCGATCCGCGCCTCAACGCGGAGCAGGCGCTGGAGGTGGCCTTCCTGACCGCCGAACTGGTCAAGCGCGAGCGCGCCGAGATCGAGCGCCCGCGCCTCGACGCGGCGGAGTAGGCGCGGACCGAGCGCAGGGCCGATTCGGGGGCGGGGTGATCCGGCGGGG from Methylorubrum populi includes these protein-coding regions:
- the hemA gene encoding 5-aminolevulinate synthase, giving the protein MPVNLMPVNAADSACPPDESIVGGDGGVDEAGASNGRARFERPAARPPGPRTDYDGHFRAALDRLHGERRYRVFADIERISGRFPQATWRRPEGGSREITVWCSNDYLGMGQHPEVVGALTQTAARCGVGAGGTRNIAGNNSPLVDLECELADLHGKEAGLVFTSGYVSNQAGISTIAKLIPNCLILSDAFNHNSMIEGVRHSGCEKRVFRHNDLDHLERLLAEAGDRPKLIAFESVYSMDGDVAPIGAICDLADAYGAMTYLDEVHAVGLYGERGAGIAERDGVMHRVDVIEGTLAKGFGCVGGYITGSATLCDAVRSHAAGFIFTTALPPAIAAAARASVRYLKRSKTEREAHQRQAARTKAALEAAGLPVLATETHIVPVMVGDAELCKAAADHLLERHGIYIQPINYPTVPRGTERLRITPSPFHDDARIAALTAALIETWDTLDLPRAGTVFAAAAE
- a CDS encoding DUF2059 domain-containing protein translates to MPTGTADPERLAAAREVVAAAQGDRAAVIAAMKAPMAGVMQQMGLTDPRKAQVMVDEVVLPTLSENYDDLLAIQALTFASVLSKEDLKAVAAFYATPAGKNLVKAQPQLSQAMLTGMQQWMGTLMPQLKEKIEKAAAAHGWGNEVKRR
- a CDS encoding MBL fold metallo-hydrolase, with amino-acid sequence MRLQVLGCGDAFGSGGRFNTCFHVEGPEGAFLIDCGASSLIAIRRFGVEPNRIRTVFLTHLHGDHFGGLPWLILDGQLVSGRTDPLTVVGPPGTAERLPAAMEVLFPGSGTAGRRFSVEVVEMEAGRPVGAAGVTATAFTMRHPSGAPAHALRIEAGGRVVSYTGDTEWVEAIVAAGRGADLMIAEGYTVERPVKFHLDWATLKRRLPEIGPKRLMLTHMSPEMIAHPPDGYIAAEDGLVVTL
- a CDS encoding 3-deoxy-7-phosphoheptulonate synthase class II, producing MAERWTPKTWRNLPIQQVPSYPDASALQAVEAQLASFPPLVFAGEARKLKAALARVSTGQAFLLQGGDCAESFDEHSADNIRDFFRVFLQMAMVLTFAGGSPVVKVGRIAGQFAKPRSSPTETLDGVSLPSYRGDIINGLTFTDEARIPDPKRQLEAYRQSAATLNLLRAFATGGYANLENAHRWMLGFVKDSPQSSRYRDVAERMSDALDFMRAIGINPETHQEVRTTDFYTSHEALLLGYEESLTRVDSTSGDWYATSGHMLWIGDRTRQPDHAHVEYARGIRNPIGLKCGPSTTAEGLIRLIDLLNPENEAGRLSLICRFGADKVGDHLPGLIRTVRREGRTVVWVCDPMHGNTVAAGRYKTRPFERVMQEIEGFFGVHRAEGTIAGGIHLEMTGKDVTECTGGARALTADDLQDRYHTYCDPRLNAEQALEVAFLTAELVKRERAEIERPRLDAAE